GGGCTTGAAGGCGGATATATCAGGCATGGTGGTCCGTGGATGGTTTGTCTGTCTGGTCTTGCGGAAATACAGCGGCGGCGAGAGCCGTCTCGTCCAGCTGTGAGGCGAGCAGAAAGGATACACGTCTGTTTTTCGGCCGGCAATAGCGGGGTGCTTGAGCTTGGCCTTGAAATTTGGGGTCGCGGACTGGTTGTGGCAGGGGCGTTCACGGATTCCGGTTGAAATTTTGTGGGTGTTGGAAGAACATCTCTGGAAAACGGTTTGCGATTCATGTCCAAGGCCCCTTCAATCCACGGGCACCCCGCCGAACAGCTTGCCCGCAAAGTCTGATGGAGAAAGCGAGAGGCCTTTTTGAGAGAAATTCCGAAAGATAAGGAGACGAGGAAGTATATGGAAACAACCGAGTGGATACAGTGCGCGCCCTTCGAGCGGTTATTGCAGATGGAGATTATGGAAGCCAGGGATGGCGGGGCCAGTTTGCGCATGCCGGTTACCCCGGACGTTACCCAAGGTGGCGGATTGTTGCATGGTGGGGCGTTGATGGGCTTGGCCGATACAGCGGTGGCAATGGCTATCAAAAGCCTGCTGGAGCCGGGAACCCGGTTCGCGACCACGGAAGCGCATAGTGAATTTCTGGCTCCGGTTCGGGAAGGCGACGTCTTTGTCCGGGCCCAGGTCACAGGGCATGAGGATCGCCACCTCCGGGGCGAGGCCCTGGTCTACGACGCGGCAAATCGGGAGGTTATGCGTTTTTCAGCCCGGTTCACCATCGCCAGGGAGGATTTCGAGCAACTCCAGGGCGCACCCCACGACGTCTGATTGAATTGGGGCCGCATTGCCCGTGTGCCGATGTTTCCCCTTGTCCTTTGTGGAGAAGGGGACTTTTTGTGTCCGCGACTTGGCAGAAAGACCGATTTTGGGCATAGAGGAAGAAAAGCCCTATCAGGTAAAGCTAAGGAGGCGCCATGCGCT
The sequence above is drawn from the Desulfohalobium retbaense DSM 5692 genome and encodes:
- a CDS encoding PaaI family thioesterase, with the translated sequence METTEWIQCAPFERLLQMEIMEARDGGASLRMPVTPDVTQGGGLLHGGALMGLADTAVAMAIKSLLEPGTRFATTEAHSEFLAPVREGDVFVRAQVTGHEDRHLRGEALVYDAANREVMRFSARFTIAREDFEQLQGAPHDV